Part of the Lolium rigidum isolate FL_2022 chromosome 6, APGP_CSIRO_Lrig_0.1, whole genome shotgun sequence genome, agcaCGAAATCTGCGTTCCAATTACCGGCACTTTTTTATGCCGCCAATCTGGGTACCTGACGTAGTGTCTCTTGTTGTTCAATTGCAGCGACACATAGGTCATGTTATACTTGGCACATAGTTAAGGGCTAACTCTGCACTAGAGTTATCCACATTGCTTTTTATCCTCCGGGAATATTAGAGTTATAGTCTCATGCATGATGAAGTTCAATGAGAATAAATTGGTGCAACGTACAGAAGAGCAAGTGCATTTGATTGTGCACAAGGACTTGCATTTTGGTTGAATCTGAAAATGCTAAGAGTACGTTGTGGGAGTACTCCATGCTCGGGCCGGACCAAGGATGCTAGGTATACACAGGAATTCACCAAAGACACCGCATTAATCAATGAAAAGAATGCAAACGCACTCCATCCATCACTTACTCACCGGCAGGGCACAATCACAGGGTTGCAAGCGGCAACCGCCCATATCTGTACTCTTCCTGAGGCGTCCTTTTCTCCCCTATTTAACTCGCTCCTGCATCGCTTTCCACCTCCCGTGTGTGTGTGATGCGTCAGCCTTGCTCATCGCCATTGTTACTCTACTCGTACTGTGCGTCAAGGAGCTAGCTAGTAGCGTAGACTAGTGGTTAGAGCGACGGGTAGAAGTCGCTCAGTTAATACGCACGCTAGGTGTAGAGCATGATATGATGGATTAATCCCCCTTTTGCCTTTCGATCGATATATATTGGGCCAAACACTAACCTCTTATCCTCCTTTCCTCTCCGTCTCTCTCTCTCAGCTCGATCCCCCCACTTGCGCGCACCCCGGCCCGAGCTCCTTTTCGCAAGAGGAAGCAGCTAACCACTGAACTTGCACTCGTGCTCACCTAGCTAGCTGCAGACAGCTGCCCTAGCTAACTAGCTAGCTatgcggaggaggaggtcggcggtGGCGAATTGAGTGGTGGGCATGAGCAGATACGAGAGCGGCGGCCATGTCCATGGTGGCGCCGCGGTGGCAGCTGGAGGTGGGGGCATGACAAttaaggagggcggcggcggcggccgagacgCGCACGAGGACGACCTGGTGATGCCGGGGTTCCGGTTCCACCCGACGGAGGAGGAGCTCATCGAGTTTTACCTCCGGCGCAAGGTGGAAGGCAAGCGCTTCAACGTCGAGCTCATCACCTTCCTCGACCTCTACCGCTACGATCCATGGGAGCTCCCAGGTGAGGACTCAACCatcaattggcttaattttctagtCCTCGCTCTCTCTATGGCCCTACCCCCCACAATTCTTGGTTTTCTCTTGGCTTTAATTTGTGTCTTTGTTGTGTGTGCAGCAATGGCGGCGATTGGGGAGAAAGAGTGGTTCTTCTACGTGCCGAGGGACCGCAAGTACCGGAACGGAGACAGGCCGAACCGGGTGACGGCTTCTGGGTACTGGAAGGCCACGGGGGCCGACAGGATTATCAGGGCGCCGGAGAACAAACGGCCGATAGGGCTCAAGAAGACGCTCGTCTTCTACTCCGGCAAGGCGCCCAAGGGCGTCCGCAGCAGCTGGATCATGAACGAGTACCGCCTCCCCACCGCAGACACCGACCGATACCACAAGGTATCTATGCCAATTCCATCGTCACACATGCCAATATTTTCAATTTGCGCAAAATACGAATTTAATTTGTAGGTAATTTACAAGACTAGGGTTTGTGTTTCTTTGTTGTGGCTTCTGGGGTTTCGTTTTTGTGGCATCTAATTttgcttttattttccttttttgtgGGGAAATTTTGGGTTTAGTTGTTGGAATCCCTGGTGGTGCATATGCATATTCAGATGATCGGATCTACAGTtaatcttctagggtttgttcttTGCTTTTAGTGGTCTTTGTCGTAGTGTGAATAACATACCCAATTAGATCTCTTCCTAGATGAAAGAGATTGGATATCCATATAGCTAAATTAACCAAACCATAAGAAATTGTAAATTAAGTGAGTACATATGAACCTGCTATAATCCTAGATTCCTAACTCGAATCTCTTTTACCGGACCAATTCTAGTCTGAAGCTGTGAACTAAATTTCCTAGGATACACCTCATGAATCCCCATTTCTTCGTAAGTGACAGATTTGCTTTGTTAACCAACTCTGGCATGATTTTTGTTTTTGATAGATCACCTTCATGAATTTGCAGACCGAGATCTCCCTCTGCCGCGTCTACAAGCGCACCGGCATCGATGACGGACACGGCCAGCACTTCTCGGCACGGTCGACGATGGCCTCCCGAGGCCGCGGTGCCACGGCACGGCAGGATAGCAAACAAGGGTCATCCTCGACCTCTACACCCACGCCGCCCCAAACTCCGTCCAagctccacctcctccaagcAGGCGAGTGCACGTCGCCGCTGGTGACGGATCACGCCCAGACGCACAGGCCGGCGCCAGCTCCAAGGCAGCAGCAACTAGCCACCGCAAAGCCATGCGGCGGCGGTCTAGGATACTTGCAGTCAGCAGCGGTGGCTGCTGGTCATCAGCAAGAGGCAGCCGCGGCGTTCCTGTACCAGCAGTACTCCAAGAACACAAACACCTTCACCTCCACGTACTCGCTGCTCAACCTGGTGAACGCGGGTTCAATGGGCAGCGCCTCCGCCGCGGCCATCGACGAGCTGAGCACGCTGGttggccacggcgccggccagcTGCCATCCTACCAGAGCCCCACGGCCGCTGGTGGCCACCACCACGACCACTTCGTCGTTCCCCTGCCGACGCCGTCGTCGGAACCAATTACGCCGCTGGGGACGCTGCCGATGTCCCTGGCCGCCATCTCCGACAAGATCTGGGACTGGAACCCGATCCCCGATGCCGCCACGGGCAGAGATTACGGCAACGCCGGATTCAAGTGATGGATCAAGGAAGTGCATGCGCGGCAACCGCCACAGTGCATGCACCCGTGCATGGCTAGCTGTGCGCGCGCACATTCTGATTCCAAATGGTACCACCGTGTACACAATATCTCTCTCTGTCCACAGTTTATTCTTCCAAGCAAACGAACAATAGACCATTATACCATTCTTAACTAGTGCATAGAACATAGTACCTTCTTTCTCTCTTAGTACAATCGAGAATTCAGGATAGATATTTTGTAATTCCTAATGAGCTTCATATCATCGATGGGACTGCCTACATTGAGTTACTTTTATCAGGAATTCAGGATACATGTGTTACTCTGGATTGGAACTGCATATATAGGACCTGGATGGGCGCATGTACTTGCTTGCCTAGACAAAAGTGAAACTGAATTTTAACTGTCTGACTTTGGAAACTGCACTGCACATAAAATAATGCGGCCTGCATGATTGGGCGATGACCATGGCAGAGATTGCCACTTCCAAATGATTATGAGAGAGAGAACTTGCAGGCCGGGGGTGTTGTCGGGCGTACGCGTGCACAGGACCGTGTCAGAGATGGATGTGAGGATTATACTGGCCTGCGCCAATCATGCATGTGAGCGCATCACTTgtctcttcttccttctctctctATCTCAGCATGAACAGCAGTGCTAGTGTTCTCTTGTCATGGATTATTGGGCGAGCTTGTCAGAGCTTGTCATGGACTCGCCGGTGGTACGGCCGGCGCCCCTGTTTGGGCCTTCCAGACATGTGTGGGGGTGGAAAGGGAGGCGAAATACATGGCCATATTGGCATGGAGATAAGATACCTTCTGTCTAGTGGCTACTTGCCGTGCCCCGACCCGTGCATGACAGGATCTTTCGATCGAGCCACTGGATATGACAGTCTATATATGTTGGTAGGAACTAAGCTATAGCTAGCTGATCTGTTCTGTTTGTGAAATGTATTGCAGGCCTTGCCCTCTTGGTACTGAAAGATGCCTTCTTGGTACTTCTAGATTCCTTTGTTCTTGTAATTTTAATGTAGGACCTAATATTACTTCCATAtatgaaaaaaaaacttacatATGGTTAATTgag contains:
- the LOC124661022 gene encoding protein BEARSKIN2-like, translated to MSRYESGGHVHGGAAVAAGGGGMTIKEGGGGGRDAHEDDLVMPGFRFHPTEEELIEFYLRRKVEGKRFNVELITFLDLYRYDPWELPAMAAIGEKEWFFYVPRDRKYRNGDRPNRVTASGYWKATGADRIIRAPENKRPIGLKKTLVFYSGKAPKGVRSSWIMNEYRLPTADTDRYHKTEISLCRVYKRTGIDDGHGQHFSARSTMASRGRGATARQDSKQGSSSTSTPTPPQTPSKLHLLQAGECTSPLVTDHAQTHRPAPAPRQQQLATAKPCGGGLGYLQSAAVAAGHQQEAAAAFLYQQYSKNTNTFTSTYSLLNLVNAGSMGSASAAAIDELSTLVGHGAGQLPSYQSPTAAGGHHHDHFVVPLPTPSSEPITPLGTLPMSLAAISDKIWDWNPIPDAATGRDYGNAGFK